The nucleotide sequence TCTAAGTTCTCTACCAGCTTGAATTGCATAGGTTTTCATAACACCTGGGTATGAAAGAGCCAATTCTTCAAGATCTTTCAATCGTTTAATGTACGAATCTACAACTTCTCTTCTTGCTCCGGGTCTTGCTCCTGATATGGCATCGCAAGTTTGCACTAATGGTGCAATCAGGCTGGTCATTTCAACCTCGTCGTGGTGTGAACCAATTGCATTACAAACTTCTGGTTTTTCTTTATACTTTTCTGCCAATTTCATTCCAAAAACTGCGTGAGACAATTCTGGTTCATCGTCTGGTACTTTTCCTATATCGTGCAATAATCCGGCTCGTTTGGCAATTTTTGGATTCAGCCCGAGTTCTGAAGCCATGATAGCACACAGATTTGCAGTTTCACGAGAGTGTTGCAACAAATTTTGTCCATAGCTCGAACGATATTTCATTTTTCCTACAAGCCGTATTAATTCTGGATGAAGCCCATGAATTCCAAGATCTATTGCAGTGCGTTTTCCTACTTCAATTATTTCTTCCTCAATTTGCTTTTTTGTCTTTTTCACTACTTCTTCTATCCTTGCCGGATGAATTCTTCCGTCAGTAACCAATTTGTGTAAAGCAAGTCGTGCTATTTCTCTACGAACCGAATCGAATGCCGATAAAACAATTGCTTCGGGAGTATCGTCCACAATGATTTCTACTCCTGTAGCAGCTTCTAATGCACGTATATTTCTTCCTTCACGTCCAATAATTCTTCCTTTAATTTCATCGCTATCAATATTAAAAACAGTTACTGAATTTTCAATAATATTTTCTGATGCTACTCTTTGAATTGTCTGCATTATTATTCGTTTTGCCTCTTTGTTTGCAGTCATTTTGGCATCTTCCATAATATTATTTATATACGACATTGCCTCAGTTTTTGCTTCAGCTTTCAACGAATCTATTAGCAAGGCTTTTGCTTGCTCTGCCGACATTGCAGCAACATTTTGTAATTGTTCAATCTGGTCTTTTAACAGTTTGTCTAACTCTTTATTTTTCTTATCGATTAATTCAAGTTGCTTAGAAACATTAGAATTAAGTGTTTCAACTTCTTTTTTCCCAATCTCTAGCTCCTTGTTTTTTCGTTGAAGGTCTTCCTTTCTTTGTAGAAACGATGATTCTTTTTGTTTTAAGCGATTTTCTGTGTTAGCAATTTTTGAATTTCTTTCCTGAGCTTGTTTGTCAAATTCTTTTCTCATCTGAAAAGATTTCTCTTTTGCTAGTAAAATTTTCTCATTTTTAATTGCTTCTGCCTTCAAATCGGCTTCCTTAATTATACTTGAACTTTTGTTGGCAATTACTTTTTTCCAATAAGAACTAGTGGCTGCCCACCCAATTATCAGAGCAATTACACCAACTGACAAATTAATAATAATATCCATTTTGTTTTTATTTAATAATAATATATATATAAAAAAACCCGCATAAATTCCCTATAAATTTAAAAAACCCCTAAATAACATGGGTGGAGAGGCCAAATATTTCTTGCTTCCAATGTCTTCAAATAAATGAAGAGCCTAAATAAATAGGTTAAGGCCTGCCTTACATATGTGTGAGCTTATCTCCAATATCAATAATGTTGAGTTTCCAAACAAATAAGAAATAATGCGGGCAATATCTTGCTTTATCTTTAAGAACGTACAAATCACTCTAAATCAAGATAATCGTCTAATAAATTATCTATATCATACAGACTCTTTTTAATCTCTATAAAATCTTTATTTTTAATATCTTCTAATTTCTGAACAAACTGCAAGGATGACATGGTTAATAATTGAAAATCATCATTTTGTGGATACCTTTGTTTATATTGATAAAATTTATCATTTAATAGTTTTGAAGCTATCCTTATAGTTTCTTCTTCATTGTTATTTTTTCCTACTCTTACCGGATATTTTCTTCCGGCGATTGTAACATTTATTAATCTTTTTTCTTCCATTAACAAAATAATTAACTGTTTAAGAGAGCAATACAACCATCAATTTCCCGCACAATTGAATTGATTTTGTCTTTTGCCTCATGTCTATCTTTTACAGATGAAAGCAATACATTTGAGACTTTTATGTCATTATAATTACTTTCCGACTCAGCTAATCTCTTCTTTAAGTCTTTAATTTCTTCTTCTAATTTTTTTTCGTTTGTAACTAATTTTTCTCTATCACTCTTAATTTCAATATTTTCATTAATGAGAAATTCGATTTTTCCTTTCACTGCAACAATCAAATCTTTTATCTCATTTTTCATTTTCACTAATTATCACCGACAAAATTACTAATTCTAAGATAAATTTCAAATATAAATAGAGAACTAAATTAACAATTTTATTTTAATAATGAAAGAAAGTAACAATAAAATTGATTCAAATTTTTTTTGCCTCTATTTTTTATAAAAAAAATATACTTTTGGCTAAAAATAATCAATTGTTTTCAAATACATAATTTTCAGATATACTGATGTTTACATTACAAATTAAACATGGCAACTAAAAAGAAGAGTATTATAATTATATTTATATTTTGTTTTCATTTTGCATATTCGCAAAAAGATTATCCTCAGAACTATTTCCGTTCACCAGTTGATATTCCAATTTTTTTATCAGGAAATTTTGGTGAAATTAGGGCTTCACATTTCCATTCAGGAATCGATATTAAAACTCAAGGCATAGTTGGGAAATATATTTATGCAGCAGCTGAAGGATACGTTTCAAGGATAAAAATCAGCCCAAGTGGTTATGGGAATGCTCTTTATATAACTCATCCGAATGGTTTGCTTACAGTTTACGGCCATTTGAAAAGTTTTAATGATACCATAGCTAAATATGTGTTAGCTCAACATTATGCGAAAAAAAAGTTTGCAATGAATTTGTTTCCTTCCTCCGATAAATTTCCTGTTTCTAAAGGTCAAATTATTGGATATAGCGGAAACTCAGGATTTTCTGGCGGACCACACTTACACTTCGAAATTCGGGATTCTAAAACTGAAAACCCATTAAATCCGCTTTTATTTAATTTTGAAATTAAGGACGATATTTCTCCTAAACTTTACGATTTATACATATATCCTCAAAACAGCCACAGTTTTGTCGATAATCAGAACTATTCAAAAAAAATAGCTCTTACAGGCAAAAAAGGAGAATACAAACTAAAAAATGAAAAGACATTTGAAGTTTACGGAGAAATTGGTTTTGGGCTAAAAACTTACGATTTCTTGAATGGTTCTCATAACAGGTGTGGAGCTTATTCAGTGAAAGTTTTTGTTGATAACAATTTGATCTATTTTCACGAACTCACAGAGTTTTCATTTTCGGAAACGAGCTATATAAAAAGTTTTATTGATTATTTTGAAAAAGAGAAAAATAGCAGCAAGGTTCAAAAGAATTTTGTTGAGCCAAACAATAAATTAAGCATATATAATCACTTAATAAACAGAGGTGTATATGAATTTGTTGATGACACAATTCACTTGGTAAGTTTTGAAGTGAAAGATGCCTATAATAATATTTCCACTTTAAGTTTTAACATAAAAAGCGGTTTTCCTGAAACAATCAAGGCTGACGAAAAAATGAATGATTATGTAATGGCAATGCCTTTTCAAATTCAAAACACATATGAAAATGAGGGTATTAAGATTTTAATTCCGAAAAATACTTTGTTCGACAATCTATTTTTTGAATATTCCGCTTATGATTTACCTTTGAACCAATATTCGAAAATTCATAATGTTCACAACAAATTCACACCTTTGAATAAGGCTTTTACAATTTCGATAAAATCGGATAAAATCCCAAAAAAATATTATGAAAAGTCTGTAATTGCAACCTTCGATGAGAATTATTCAATTACAGGCTCGATAGGCGGAACAGTGAAAGACAATTTTATCAGTGCAAAATCTGTACAATTTGGCTCGTTTGCAATTGCCATTGACACAGTTGTACCGGAAATAAAACCTTTGAACATAACCGATGGAAAAAACATAAGTAAATCTAAAAATATAAAATTCCGGATTTCTGACGATTTATCAGGCATAAAATCATACATTGGATATATTGACGAAAAATGGGTTTTGTTTAGGTATGATGCAAAAACCCAAACAATATTTTACAATTTCAGTGATGACAAAATTGATAAAGGACTTCAACACAAATTAGTATTATTTGTGATTGACAATAAAAATAATAAAGCTTCTTTTGAAGCAAATTTTACATGGTAATTTTTTGATATAAAAACATTTAGCTTTGGACGAAATAATAAAAAATAATCTGACAATTCTTTTTGAAGATTGGGCAGACGAAAAAGTGAGCACATTTTCAGCATTGCCAGTTTCAGGCTCATCAAGAAAATATTTTAGGATTGTAGGTGAAAACAATCAAGCTATTGGAGCTTTCAACAATAATTTTGAAGAGAATGATGCATTTATTGATTTTTCTCAACATTTTTTCAATAAAAAACTTCAAGTACCCGAAATTTATTCTGTTGATTTGTCAAAAAACATTTATTTATTACAAGATTTGGGGAATGAAACTTTATTTTCGGTATTAAATAAAAAGAATAACTGGGAAAAACACTCAACTGAGCTTATTGATGTATATAAAAATGTTGTTGAAGAATTATTAAAATTTCAAACAATTGGAAACGACGGACTTGATTACTCAAAATGTTATCCTCGTCAGAAATTCGACGAACAATCAATAATGTGGGATCTGAATTATTTTAAGTACTATTTTCTTAAACTTGCTGATATTAAGTTTAATGAGCAAAAACTTGAGGACAATTTTTTGCGGTTCGCTAAACATTTGATTCAAGCCAATAGCAATTTTTTCATGTTCAGAGATTTCCAGTCGCGAAATATTATGATTTCGAATAATGAAATATATTTTATTGATTATCAAGGTGGAAGAAAAGGTGCTTTGCAATACGATCTTGCTTCCTTACTTTTTCAGGCTAAAGCTGAAATTCCGTTTCAAATTCGAGACGAAATATTAAGGCACTATTTGAAAATTGCTAAACAAAATGCGCAAATAGATACAGAAGAATTTATGAAGTACTATTATTCATTTGTTTTGATTAGAACATTGCAAGTGCTTGGAGCATATGGGTTTAGAGGTTTTTACGAAAGAAAATCCCATTTTATTGAAAGCATCCCATTTGCAATAAAAAATTTGAAATGGATTACAGAGAACCAACCATTGCCAATAGAACTTCGCGAACTTTTCTACACTTTCAAACAAATTATTTCGTCAGAAAAATTCAAAACTGAAAATACAGATAAAAATATTTTAACTGTAAATATTTGCAGCTTTTCGTACAAGAAAAAAGGAATTCCAATTGATATGTCGGGAAATGGCGGTGGATTTGTTTTTGATTGCCGAGCTAATAACAATCCAGGGAGATATAAAGAATATCAGAACTTTACAGGAAAAGATAAGGCTGTGATTGACTTTTTTAAAGACGACTTGAAAATAAAAAACTTTCTTACGAACATATATAATATAGTGGACGATGCGGTTGAAAATTATATTGAACGAAAATTTTCAAATTTAGCTGTAAATTTTGGATGCACAGGTGGTCAGCATCGTTCAGTTTATTCTGCCGAAATGCTTGCAAAACATTTGCAAAAATATGGTTGCAAAATTATTCTTAAGCATCAGGAATTTGAGAATATATAATTCATTTTTCAAAACTAAAAACTGAATCCTATGAAAGCTATGATTTTAGCTGCAGGCCTGGGAACACGTCTGAAACCGATGACAAATACAGTTCCAAAAGCATTAGTAGAAATCAACAATAAAACCCTACTCGAAATTGCAATATTAAATCTATATTCGTCTGGCTTTGATGATATTATAATAAATGTTCATCATTTTTCGGAGAAAGTAATTGAATTTGTAAAATTGAATAAATTTGAAGCAAAAATTACAATCTCAGATGAATCTGAAAAATTGCTTGATACTGGAGGAGGATTATTTTTTGCCAAAGAATTTTTTGATAAAAAAGAACCATTTCTTATCTACAATGTCGATATTTTGTCAGATATTGATTTGAAAAAATTGCACAATTCGCATATCAAATCTAATGCAATTGGAACAGTAGCAGTGCGAAATCGTTCGACTTCAAGATATTTATTGTTCGATGAAAATAAAAATCTTTCAGGTTGGAAAAATATTAAAAGCGGTGAGACTAAAATAGTTAGACAAAATCAGAAAGATTTAACACCTCTTGCTTTTAGTGGAATTCAAATAATTGATCCAAAGATTTTTGAACTTTACGAAAAAATTGGCAAGTTTTCAATAATTGATGTATTGCTTTCATTGGCAAAAAATGAACAGATAAAAGCTTTTCGGCACGACAATGATTTTTGGATGGATCTCGGGAAACCGGAGAATCTTCAACTTGCAGAAAAATTGCTAAATCGCCAAAAGTAATGAATACAAAAAATAATATTTCAGCAATAATTCTTGCAGCCGGAAATTCCGAAAGGATGAATTTTCATAAGGCATTCTTAAGATTTGATAACAAAACTACTTTTCTTGAAAAAATTATTGATGAATATTTAAATTTTGGAGTAAATGAAATTGTAGTAGTTCTAAATAATAATTCTTGTAAGCGTTTGAATTTTAACGAGTTCAACAAACAAAAAAAATGCAAATTGATAATCAATCCTGCACCGGAATTAGGACGATTCTATTCATTAAAATTAGCTCTAAATGAAATAAATACCGAGTTTTGTTTTGTTCAAAATGTTGATAATCCATTCGTAAATGAAAATATTTTGGAGAAATTATTTATAAACAGAAATGCTGATGCTTGCACAGTTCCAGTTTTTGAAACAAAAGGTGGGCACCCAATAATCATTAATAATCACATAAAATCGGAAATATTAAAATCTCCTAATCATCTAATCCTTAACGAATTTTTAAAAAACTATCAAAATCGAAAAATTGAAGTTGACGACAAAAGTGTTTTAATAAATATAAATACAAAGCAAGATTACTCAATAATTAATGGGATGAAATAGATTTTGTAGATTATTTAATTTTGCACTATTCCAAATTTATTCATATGCCCCTCTTTTCAATAAACTAATCTCTTTTTCGGTTAAAAAACGCCATCTACCCCGAGTAATTTTCTTTTTCGTCAATCCTGCAAAATATACTCTATCAAGTTTTATAATTCTATAACCCAAATGTTCGAAAATGCGGCGAACTATTCTATTTCTCCCTGAATGAATTTCGATTCCGATTTGTTTTTTATTGTCTGCCTCAACGTAGCTAATTGCATCGCAATTAACAAAACCATCTTCGAGCTCAAAACCTTCAGATATTTTACTCATATCGTTTTTAACCAGAGGTTTGTTTAACAACAAATGATAAATTTTCTTTTTATTATATTTAGGATGTGTGAGTTTTTTTGTCAAATCGCCATCGTTGGTAAAAAGCAAAATACCGCTCGTCATTTTGTCTAAACGCCCCACCGGATAAATTCTTTCTTTGCAAGCATTTTTTACTAAATCCATAACAGTTCTGTCTGCATGCGGATCGCTAACACTTGTAACATAATCTTTTGGTTTGTTCAGAACCAAATAGATTTTTTTTTCGGAAGAGAGCAGTTTTCCATTAAATTCGACTTTATCGTCAAGAAAAATTTTAAAACCGAGCTCAGATACAGTTTTTCCATTTACTGAAACTAATCCTGCGGCAATATATTTGTCGGCTTCACGCCTTGAACATTTTCCGGAATCGGCAATAAACTTATTAAGTCTAACTTTTTCATCTTCAACACTTTGTTTATCCGACCTAAATTCTTGTTTAGAAAATCTTGCTTTCTGAAAATTTCCCCTTTTTTCATAGGGAGGTTTTTGAGTTTTCTTTTCTGAATATCTGTCTTTTTCGTAAGAATTTTCATCATCACGAAAACTTCTTTTTACATTTTTCCTACTACCTGGATTTTTCTTATCAAAATTTCTATAAGTTTTCTTTTCGGAGAATCTGTCTTTTTCATGAGAATTTTCATCATCACGAAAACTTCTTTTTACATTTTTCCTGCTAGCTGGATTTTTCTTATCAAAACTTTTGGAAGTTTTCTTTTCGGAATATCTGTCTTTTTCATGAGAATTTTCATCATCACGAAAACTTCTCTTTACATTTTTCCTGCTAGCTGGATTTTTCTTATCAAAACTTTTGGAAGTTTTCTTTCTTTCGTTTCTATAACCTTCTCTATTCATAGTGCTTAGTTTGTTTTTCTATAGTTAAATCATTATTAATGAGCCTTGTATTATAAGATTGTATAATTCCTTTTAGGTGATTATTTAAATTTTCAACAAATTCATTTTTCGTTTTCTTAAGATTTTTTTTCAATAAACTATCCTTTTCTAAATTATACAAACCTACAGTTTTTGATTTGTCGTACTGAAGAACATGATTATTTTCAATCAATTGATAGATATTATTTAAATAATTTACTGCCATGCCTGTATTGCTACTGTCAAAGACTGAATTTCCAAAAGACAGAAATTCCTTTTCATAGTTCAAATAATCAAGAACCGATGGCATAATATCTATCTGCTGGCATTCTAATTTGCTTGTTCCTACCAGATTAGAATCTGAAGGATGGAAAAAAATTAGCGGAATTTCGTAGATTCCTGTTTTCGTAGTAAACTTTTTGTGCTCGTGTTTTTCAGTATGATCGGCAGTAATCACAAACAAAGTGTTTGCATACCAAGAAGTTTGGCTAACTGTTTCAAAAAATTTCTGCAAAGAAAAATCTGTGTATTGAATTGCTTGATGAATTTTGAGCTTACCTTGCTTAAATTTATCTTCATACTTCGGAGGAATTGAATATGGATGATGCGAAGACAAAGAAAAAATGACTGAAAAAAATGGTTCGGAGAAAATACTTAGATTTTTCGCAAAAAATTGAAAAAACTCCTCATCATAAATTCCCCAATTGCCATCAAAGTCAGATTCGTTGTTATATTCATTTCTTCCATAATAATTTTCTATTCCGCAAATTTCGATAAAATTATCAAAGCCCATTGTCCCATTTTTTCCACCATGGAAAAACGAGCTATGATAATCTTTTGACTTTAAAATACTTGCTGTGCTATTTATCCGATTTGTAGAATATTGCGATGTTATATAAGGATTTTCTGATAATGCCGGAATGCTTGCCAAAATTGCTGGCAAAGCTTCAATAGATTTTTTGCCGTTTGCATATGAATTTTCAAAAACCAAACTTTTTTTCATCAATGAATCTAAAAAGGGAGTATAACTATAAGTTTTATTGTACTTTCCAATATATTCTTCTGCAAAACTTTCTAAAATTATAATTACAACATTGTCGTTTTTGAATTTATCAACACTTCTGTAGATTTTGACTGGATTAAAATGTAAATCCAATTCAGATTCATCAAAATAATTGACTACTGAAAGTTCATTTTTGTTGATTGTGCTTACGATTGTAAATGCTGAATTCAAAACCAATGGGATGTTTTTAGCATCGGTATATTTTGCAGCAGAAATAATTCGTATTGGTTTTAGCTCAATTCCTCTGGCACCTATATAAAATACTGCCAAAATTAATATAGAGATTATGCCTTGAAAAACTCTTTGCTTTTTTGTTGTAGTAACATATCTTGCTTTTTCATTTTTTATCTTCGGATAAACAAAACATGTAATTATTATGATGGCAATCCAAGTAATTAACACAAACCAAAAATCGCGCAGATATTGAGGAAGCAAAGTAAGTACATCGTCTCCTAAGCCAAAAAGCGAGAATAAATCTGCTGTAGATCGTTTATTTATGAATTGAAAATACTGAGAATCAACAAAATTTGGGATCAAAACAATGCTAGTTTCTAATATGAACAATATTTTTAAGAACTTTTGATACGATTTTTTATAAACAAAATCAAAAGGAATTAAATGAAAAAGTATCAGTATCGAATAAATATAAATTATAGCTGCAAAATCGAAACGAGTTCCATAAAAATAAATTCCTATTAACTCAAAAAATGAAAGGTTTACGAAATATTCTGAATTGAATAAATAAAAATATAATCTGCAAAACTGAAACAGAATTAATAGCAGTAAAATCCTCTTAATCAGAACTATTAAATGATTTATGTATGCTTTCATTTTTGTTATAAAAAAAAGAGCTAAACATAAGGCAATCTATAAAAATCAAGAGTTTCAAACAGAAAATATCGAATTTATTCAAAAAGAAATAAAGTCAATAATTTGATTTTTACAGCCCCTCAAATAGCTCTTTTTTTGTATTGAATTATTAGAGATTTATTTTTTCTTGAACACTTCGTGAAATTCTTCTGAAGCACTTGAACCCCCATATGATGCCACATATATAATATCAATGCCGTAATTTCCACGATTTACTGTACCGGCATATCCACCTTCAGCAATTTCAACAACTTGCTTTACATTAAAATCGTCATCGAAAGTCTGGACAGGAATAAAAACAGTATCGCCAATTATGTCAGCAAAAATATCATTTCCTGAACCACCCAAATCTTTAAACCAAATTCGATTGTTAATTGCATCGTCATACTCAACATCAGATTCATATACTACTTCCGGATCATCGTGGTCAGTGAGATTTGTTTTGGTAATAATATATTCTCTTTGAAATTTATACATTTCATTTCTAATCGTTACATTTCTTTCTTTCGTTTCAGTATTTCCTGCTGCATCTGTAATAGAATAAGTAACAATATATTCACCAACTTCAACTGTTGCACCCGAGTCCAAATAAACATAAGGTTCTTGCTCGCCAAGAGCTTCAGTTTCTTCAAGAGCTTCAATATTGTGCGTAATTTCAATGTTTTCAGTAATCTCACCATCGAAATTATCCCATGCAGTTGCACCTAATTCAATATAGAAATCATTTAAATTCATATAGACATCAATATTTCCATTGGAATTAGTATTCAATAAAAGGTTCGGTTTAAATTCGTCTTTCTTTCCACAAGCACCTAAGATAAATGCAACAAGTATTAGAGCTGCAAACTGAATCAAATATTTATTTTTCATTACACATTAAATTTAGATTAAAAAAACAAAAATATGAATTTTTTATAAAACGAGGAGTTTTAAAATTTATTTGTATTGAATTTTATGAAAAAGGCTTTGCTTCGCAATAATATGGATTACTTGAATTGTAATAAATCAGTGTATAATAATAAATGGTAACATGCTAAACTAAAGCAAAATAAATAATATAACCGCAAAGGTCGCCATGTAAATCGCAATGATTCGCAAAGAAATCATATTCAATAACTTAGCGTTCTTTGCGCTTAAAATAAACTTCACAACAATCATAAATACAACACTTTAAACACACTGATTAGTTACATTAAATTTTATCGATTATATACAAAAAAAATAAAATTATTAGTAATATTGTAGGGTAAAATTATGATTCTATATTAATTAAAACAAACAACGATGGAAGAAACTAAAGTAAATTATTCGATTACTCCTTGGGGAGAAAAATTTGAAATTCCATTAGAGTCTGAATATCAGGCTGAATTGGAAAAAATTGAACATCAAGTTAAGGAAGCCAGAGCTGAGGGAAAAGAGATTGTTGTGGTGATGGGAGTAGGATTCGTTGGAGCTGTAATGGCAGCAATTGTAGCCGATACAAAAGACGAAAACGGAAAATCGACCAAATTTGTAATTGGCTGTCAACGTCCGAGCAAAAGAAGTTATTGGAAAATTCCGATACTTAATAGAGCAGAATCGCCTGTAAAAGCTGAAGATCCTGAAGTGGATATTTTGATAAATCGTTGCGTTCAAGACTCAAAAACTTTAGTTGCAACCTACAATAGCGATTGCCTAAAATTCGCCGATTGTGTCGTAGTTGATGTTCAGTGCGATTTCAAGAAAAACGATCTGGGAAATATGAAAACCGGCGATACTGATATGGCAGCCCTTGAAGCTACAATCAAAACTATTGGAGAAAGAGTTATGCCAAATTGCCTTACTTTGATAGAAACTACAGTAGCTCCGGGAACTACCGAATTTGTTGCCTGGCCAATTCTAAAAAAAGAATATAAAAAACGAGGAATTGACTCTGTGCCTTTACTTTCGCATAGTTTTGAAAGAGTTATGCCCGGCAGGGAATATGTAGCAAGTATTCGCGATTTTTGGAGAGTTTGTTCAGGTTGTGAATCGGAAGCACGTGCCCGAGTAGAAAAATTCTTGCACGAAGTTCTAAACACTAAAGAATTTCCATTGACAGTTATGGATCGACCCATTGAGTCTGAAACTACCAAAATAGTAGAAAATTCTTATCGTGCAACTACACTTGCATATTTGAACGAATGGAGCCTATTTGCTGAACGGAACGGAGTGGATATTATTAAGGTTATCAATGCAATTAAAATGAGACCTACCCATAGCAATATGATTTTCCCAGGTCCGGGAATTGGTGGATATTGTTTACCAAAAGACGGAGGTTTAGGCTATTGGGCATATCGCCATATTTTAGGTTTTGAAGACGGCGACAGTATTTTTAAACTTACACCAACAGCTATTGATATAAATGATACTCGTTCGCTGCATGTGGCAGAACTTACAAGAGATGCTTTAAGAAATATGGACAGATATATTGCTGGAGCAAAAGTCCTTATTTGTGGTGCAAGCTATCGTCAAGATGTGGGTGATACCCGATATAGCGGTAGCGAAATGGTTGTAAGGAAACTTTCGGAAATGGGTGCAGAAATGGACGTTCACGATCCATACGTAGAAAATTGGTATGAATTTGAAGAGCAAGACAATAAAAACGAGGAAGCATATTCATGGAAAAGGTTTTTCCGTAACCAACAAAACCTTACTGATATAAAAGTCTCGAAAAACTTACCCGAGGCTCTTAAAGACACCGAAGCTCTAATACTTGCTGTGCCGCATGAAGAATATTTGATATTAGATCCTGACGATATTGTGAAATGGGCTGGAGGACCAATAGCTATTGTAGATTGTTTTGGAATTTTGTCGGACGAAAAGATTCGTCGA is from Bacteroidota bacterium and encodes:
- a CDS encoding LTA synthase family protein gives rise to the protein MKAYINHLIVLIKRILLLLILFQFCRLYFYLFNSEYFVNLSFFELIGIYFYGTRFDFAAIIYIYSILILFHLIPFDFVYKKSYQKFLKILFILETSIVLIPNFVDSQYFQFINKRSTADLFSLFGLGDDVLTLLPQYLRDFWFVLITWIAIIIITCFVYPKIKNEKARYVTTTKKQRVFQGIISILILAVFYIGARGIELKPIRIISAAKYTDAKNIPLVLNSAFTIVSTINKNELSVVNYFDESELDLHFNPVKIYRSVDKFKNDNVVIIILESFAEEYIGKYNKTYSYTPFLDSLMKKSLVFENSYANGKKSIEALPAILASIPALSENPYITSQYSTNRINSTASILKSKDYHSSFFHGGKNGTMGFDNFIEICGIENYYGRNEYNNESDFDGNWGIYDEEFFQFFAKNLSIFSEPFFSVIFSLSSHHPYSIPPKYEDKFKQGKLKIHQAIQYTDFSLQKFFETVSQTSWYANTLFVITADHTEKHEHKKFTTKTGIYEIPLIFFHPSDSNLVGTSKLECQQIDIMPSVLDYLNYEKEFLSFGNSVFDSSNTGMAVNYLNNIYQLIENNHVLQYDKSKTVGLYNLEKDSLLKKNLKKTKNEFVENLNNHLKGIIQSYNTRLINNDLTIEKQTKHYE
- a CDS encoding GDP-mannose dehydrogenase; this translates as MEETKVNYSITPWGEKFEIPLESEYQAELEKIEHQVKEARAEGKEIVVVMGVGFVGAVMAAIVADTKDENGKSTKFVIGCQRPSKRSYWKIPILNRAESPVKAEDPEVDILINRCVQDSKTLVATYNSDCLKFADCVVVDVQCDFKKNDLGNMKTGDTDMAALEATIKTIGERVMPNCLTLIETTVAPGTTEFVAWPILKKEYKKRGIDSVPLLSHSFERVMPGREYVASIRDFWRVCSGCESEARARVEKFLHEVLNTKEFPLTVMDRPIESETTKIVENSYRATTLAYLNEWSLFAERNGVDIIKVINAIKMRPTHSNMIFPGPGIGGYCLPKDGGLGYWAYRHILGFEDGDSIFKLTPTAIDINDTRSLHVAELTRDALRNMDRYIAGAKVLICGASYRQDVGDTRYSGSEMVVRKLSEMGAEMDVHDPYVENWYEFEEQDNKNEEAYSWKRFFRNQQNLTDIKVSKNLPEALKDTEALILAVPHEEYLILDPDDIVKWAGGPIAIVDCFGILSDEKIRRYFELDCEVKALGRGHIARIKREVKKN